A window of Belonocnema kinseyi isolate 2016_QV_RU_SX_M_011 chromosome 9, B_treatae_v1, whole genome shotgun sequence contains these coding sequences:
- the LOC117180301 gene encoding homeobox protein prospero isoform X3 codes for MMSSEEETECFALYGATTDSKQQQLLKKQKRTRQRVDAGEPRNSYSSIPNFTSRPSFPGGGFYGAIFSGNGAPHPQTQQSHPQQQHLQQQQLQQQSGVPRNQGHLSATTGPTAAQQHSAHAAFGFFGATGFGPPKMLNELLGRQVKQASDAGGSPLEGSHGMTGAGMESAANLQQGAMVNCDELTTAELAPHMLRNLLQTHKLNALSAQDQPTNNNSIHNNNNNTTDLLKSQQHQQHSPQQHQHQQQNSDSARSGTVQSGGEDSVDGNNVVNNTNHSDRDSVMPGDAEDSAEDVASAQRAMDEALAEAGMEPGANLDGSDCDQSLPSSPSAPQSASVSVKEEIQDSMNLKRSPSNSPCPIVPKTETNSPTTEIKRARVENIVSTMRSSPALQPVTVNGCKKRKLYQPQQQTVHHVLQHGVTDSLMDYEEESEEEEDPQPIRQKRDNLKIQLRSLHEQLAEMQQKYNELSSKMEVETSENGDAPPSPQLQPQPPPRPPRPHPPPYNGLATLPPDHPHVTAAAVYHKLYLEQQQQQAALERMKQHQEAARQQQQQLQQNSPQLSNQSQQPSQNNTAPPTPQTPQLQTSSTPLLHKDYKDFQERLNVFRGAAATASSSAPHITGADLEGIAETLKTEITSSLSNLVDSVFARYAPHRRFLGKTSEAVQAASEQLSKEILATQVLERKSPRTKVVDRGAPQTPGGPNGLRGPLNGGPPPPQSTGFPPLGPMGGGPHGPHSGPTENNLNQINQLPPHVRPSVGMFQTPKASSIYAMASMHAQQQQQQQQQQREQQREQREQYCNMRNDDRESRDSEQNEALSLVMTPKKKRHKLFSQVTDTRITPRTVSRILAQEGSVSQGGSDSPPPPPPPRPYHTPMLPVSLPTSVAIPNPSLHESQVFSPYSPFFNSHPVHPGQVPPPGPHHLPASPPGSGVELRDSPPLPHPPAMLHPALLAAAQHGSPDYGHLRMDSNDRGSDCNSGDISFDGVQPTSSTLTPMHLRKAKLMFFWVRYPSSAVLKMYFPDIKFNKNNTAQLVKWFSNFREFYYIQMEKYARQAVSEGVKNADDLRVGGDSEIYRVLNLHYNRNNHIEVPGNFRYVVEQTLKEFFKAIQGGKDSEQSWKKSIYKVISRLDDPVPEYFKSPNFLEQLE; via the exons ATGATGTCATCGGAGGAGGAGACCGAGTGTTTCGCCCTCTACGGAGCAACCACGGACAGTAAGCAACAGCAACTCTTGAAGAAGCAGAAGCGCACCAGACAGCGCGTGGACGCCGGCGAGCCACGTAACAGTTACTCGAGTATTCCGAACTTTACCTCGCGGCCTTCCTTTCCGGGCGGTGGTTTTTACGGTGCGATATTCAGTGGTAACGGTGCACCCCATCCACAAACTCAACAGTCGCATCCACAACAACAACACCTTCAACAACAACAACTCCAGCAACAGTCTGGAGTGCCAAGAAATCAAGGTCATCTCAGTGCAACGACGGGTCCTACGGCAGCCCAGCAGCATTCCGCCCACGCGGCCTTCGGCTTTTTTGGGGCAACGGGCTTCGGCCCTCCCAAGATGCTTAACGAACTCCTAGGCCGACAGGTCAAGCAGGCCAGTGACGCCGGAGGATCGCCTCTCGAAGGTAGCCACGGAATGACTGGTGCCGGCATGGAATCTGCCGCTAATCTGCAACAGGGGGCTATGGTTAACTGTGACGAACTCACCACGGCGGAATTAGCACCGCACATGCTTCGAAACTTGCTGCAGACGCACAAGCTCAATGCTCTCTCTGCGCAGGATCAACCTACTAATAACAACAGTATTCACAATAACAATAACAACACGACGGACTTACTTAAATCTCAACAGCATCAACAACATAGTCCTCAGCAACATCAACATCAGCAGCAAAATAGTGACAGTGCGCGCAGTGGAACAGTGCAGAGTGGCGGGGAAGACAGTGTTGACGGCAATAATGTCGTGAATAATACGAACCACAGTGATCGCGATAGCGTGATGCCGGGTGACGCTGAAGATAGTGCAGAAGATGTGGCTTCGGCTCAACGCGCCATGGATGAGGCGTTAGCCGAGGCTGGCATGGAACCCGGTGCAAATTTGGATGGTTCAGATTGTGATCAAAGTCTTCCATCCAGTCCCTCAGCTCCACAATCGGCATCTGTCTCAGTCAAGGAGGAGATTCAAGATTCGATGAACCTTAAACGTAGTCCCAGTAATTCACCCTGTCCAATCGTTCCTAAAACAGAAACGAATTCACCCACGACAGAAATCAAACGAGCTCGAGTGGAGAACATTGTTAGTACGATGCGAAGCAGTCCGGCTCTTCAGCCAGTGACTGTAAACGGCTGTAAGAAAAGGAAACTTTACCAGCCTCAGCAGCAAACCGTTCACCACGTTCTCCAACATGGTGTCACTGACTCCCTAATGGATTACGAGGAAGAGAGCGAGGAGGAGGAGGACCCACAGCCGATTAGGCAAAAAAGAGATAACCTTAAAATTCAACTTAGGAGTCTACATGAACAATTGGCAGAAATGCAGCAAAAATATAACGAGCTCTCTAGCAAAATGGAAGTGGAAACGAGTGAAAATGGGGACGCGCCACCTAGTCCACAACTTCAACCTCAACCCCCACCAAGACCACCACGACCTCATCCACCTCCCTACAACGGCCTTGCAACTTTGCCACCCGACCATCCGCATGTCACGGCAGCAGCCGTATACCACAAACTTTACCTAGAACAGCAACAACAACAAGCTGCCCTCGAAAGGATGAAGCAACATCAGGAGGCTGCCAGACAGCAGCAGCAGCAACTTCAACAAAATTCACCTCAGTTGTCGAATCAGTCGCAACAACCGAGTCAAAACAACACTGCACCACCGACACCGCAGACTCCTCAATTGCAAACTTCAAGCACACCTTTATTGCATAAAGACTACAAAGACTTTCAAGAAAGGTTAAATGTCTTCAGGGGGGCCGCAGCAACTGCGAGTTCCTCGGCACCTCACATTACAGGTGCCGACCTTGAAGGAATTGCGGAAACCTTAAAAACCGAAATCACCTCATCATTGTCAAATCTCGTCGACAGTGTATTTGCGAGGTATGCACCTCACAGAAGGTTTCTGGGCAAGACAAGTGAAGCAGTGCAAGCAGCCAGTGAACAACTCAGCAAAGAAATTTTGGCAACTCAGGTCCTCGAGAGGAAGTCACCGAGGACGAAAGTTGTCGACAGGGGAGCACCTCAAACACCTGGAGGCCCAAACGGGCTACGGGGGCCCTTAAACGGTGGGCCCCCGCCTCCACAGTCTACGGGATTTCCCCCACTCGGCCCCATGGGTGGTGGTCCCCATGGTCCACATTCTGGACCCACCGAAAATAATCTTAACCAAATTAACCAACTACCCCCGCATGTCAGGCCAAGTGTCGGAATGTTTCAAACCCCGAAAGCATCTTCGATATACGCAATGGCTTCGATGCATGCGCAACAGCAACAACAACAGCAACAGCAGCAGCGAGAACAGCAGCGGGAACAACGTGAACAATATTGCAATATGAGAAACGATGACAGGGAAAGTAGGGATTCGGAACAAAACGAAGCTCTTTCGCTTGTCATGACACCAAAGAAAAAACGTCATAAG TTGTTTTCTCAGGTGACTGACACAAGGATTACGCCGAGAACAGTGTCAAGAATCTTAGCGCAAGAAGGTTCCGTATCCCAGGGTGGAAGTGATAGTCCGCCGCCACCCCCGCCTCCCAGACCGTACCACACGCCGATGCTACCAGTGTCTCTTCCAACGAGCGTGGCGATACCAAACCCCAGTCTACACGAGAGTCAAGTTTTCTCTCCGTACTCGCCGTTCTTCAACTCTCACCCGGTACATCCGGGTCAGGTACCACCGCCAGGGCCTCACCATCTTCCGGCAAGTCCACCGGGCAGTGGCGTAGAGCTCAGGGATTCACCTCCACTGCCTCATCCTCCAGCCATGTTGCACCCTGCCCTCCTCGCAGCAGCGCAACACGGAAGCCCGGACTATGGACATCTCAGGATGGACAGCAACGACCGAGGTAGCGATTGCAACTCCGGTGATATCAGTTTCGACGGAGTTCAGCCTACA TCGTCGACGTTGACGCCGATGCATCTCAGGAAGGCGAAGCTGATGTTCTTCTGGGTGAGGTATCCGTCTTCGGCTGTCCTCAAGATGTACTTCCCCGACATCAAGTTCAACAAAAACAACACCGCGCAGCTCGTcaagtggttttccaactttcg aGAGTTCTACTATATCCAGATGGAAAAATACGCGAGGCAAGCAGTTTCGGAAGGTGTGAAAAACGCCGATGACCTTCGCGTCGGAGGTGATTCCGAAATTTACCGAGTTCTCAATCTTCACTACAACCGCAACAACCACATTGAG GTGCCTGGTAACTTTAGGTACGTAGTGGAACAGacgttgaaagaattttttaaggcgATCCAAGGTGGCAAGGACTCGGAACAGTCCTGGAAGAAGTCAATCTACAAGGTGATCTCGAGGTTAGACGATCCAGTTCCTGAGTACTTTAAAAGTCCGAATTTCCTAGAGCAGCTTGAATAG